The Callospermophilus lateralis isolate mCalLat2 chromosome 3, mCalLat2.hap1, whole genome shotgun sequence genome has a segment encoding these proteins:
- the Rtel1 gene encoding regulator of telomere elongation helicase 1 isoform X5 translates to MPAGFPEKSLEQELATPILDIEDLVKSGSKHKVCPYYLSRNLKQQADIIFMPYNYLLDAKSRRAHGIDLKGTVVIFDEAHNVEKICEESASFDLTPRDVASGLDAIDQVLEEQTRVVQQGELCLELSADALGTGLHMELQDIAKLKMILLRLEGAIDAVQLPGDDSGVTKPGSYIFELFAEAQITFQTKDCILDSLDQIIQHLAGRSGALATTVGLQKLADIIQVVFSMDSAEGNPGSVLWPGFSQAYKVHIHPDTGYRRAAQRSVTWSASASKKQGKVLSYWCFSPGHSMHELTRQGVHTLILTSGTLAPLSSFALEMQIPFPVCLENPHVIDRHQLWVGVIPKGPDGAQLSSAFDKRFSEECLSSLGKALGNIARVVPHGLLVFFPSYPVMEKSLEFWQARDLARKMEVLKPLFVEPRSKGSFSEVIDAYYKQVASPGSSGATFLAVCRGKASEGLDFSDTNGRGVVVTGLPYPPRMDPRVVLKMQFLDEMRSQSGAGGQFLSGQEWYRLQASRAVNQAIGRVIRHRHDYGAVFLCDHRFACADARAQLPSWVRPYLKVYNNFGHVIRDVAQFFRVAQKIMPTRAPLAAAPGVGGEEAVVSTARLPSTLLSARKATSLDVHVPSLRPGSTGLSSSGNPESSLCVEYEQEPVPAQRRPVGLLAALEHSEQRAEALADKAHLREEEVLGHTAPALQREKRLADMPRGGRRKIRLVSPQEEPTAGVQAGRAKLFMVAVKQALSQASFDTFTQALQDYKGSDNFEALAACLGSLFAKDPKKHTLLQGFYQFVRPHHKQQFEDICFQLTGQSCSCQPELSLSHGQHTQSAQDHSGKRECEPKLTQSEGVSGQLDPGKHLNQGGPHLSARLTPAGALGSCPQVMSREEQQGQPAVSAYLADAHKALGSVGCSQLLAALKAYKRDDDLNKVLAVLAALTTSKPEDFPLLQRFSMFVRPHHKQHFMQTCAELMGLPTTGTTLQSPQESSPELTLGAPQAGPSQVDKPGKTQSKISSFLRQRPVGSAVPKGTTTDQHQAS, encoded by the exons AGAAAAGCCTAGAGCAGGAGCTGGCCACCCCCATCCTGGACATTGAGGACCTTGTCAAGAGTGGGAGTAAGCACAA AGTGTGCCCGTACTACCTTTCCCGGAACCTGAAACAACAAGCTGACATCATCTTTATGCCGTACAATTACCTGTTGGATGCCAAG AGTCGCAGGGCACATGGCATTGACCTGAAGGGGACCGTGGTGATCTTTGATGAAGCTCACAATGTG GAGAAGATATGTGAGGAGTCAGCCTCCTTTGACTTGACCCCCCGTGACGTGGCTTCGGGTTTGGATGCCATTGACCAGGTCCTGGAGGAGCAGACCAGGGTGGTGCAGCAGGGGGAGCTCTGCCTGGAGCTCAGCGCAGACGCCCTCGGTACAG GGCTGCACATGGAGCTTCAGGACATCGCCAAGCTCAAGA TGATCCTGCTTCGCCTGGAGGGTGCCATTGATGCTGTCCAGCTGCCTGGAGATGACAGTGGCGTCACCAAGCCGGGAAG TTACATCTTCGAGCTGTTTGCAGAAGCCCAGATAACATTTCAGACCAAGGACTGCATCCTGGACTCACTGGACCAGATCATCCAGCACCTGGCAGGGC GTTCTGGAGCACTGGCCACCACGGTGGGGTTGCAGAAGCTGGCAGACATCATCCAG GTCGTGTTCAGTATGGACTCTGCAGAGGGCAACCCTGGTTCCGTGTTATGGCCTGGGTTCTCACAGGCCTACAAG gtgcacATTCACCCTGACACAGGATACAGGAGGGCAGCTCAGCGGTCAGTCACCTGGAGTGCCAGTGCATCCAAAAAGCAAG GGAAGGTGCTGAGCTACTGGTGCTTCAGTCCCGGCCACAGCATGCATGAGCTGACCCGCCAGGGTGTCCACACCCTCATCCTCACCAGCGGCACACTGGCCCCGCTTTCCTCCTTTGCCCTGGAGATGCAGAT CCCCTTCCCAGTTTGCCTGGAAAACCCACACGTCATCGACAGACACCAGCTCTGGGTGGGAGTTATTCCCAAAGGCCCGGATGGAGCCCAGCTGAGCTCCGCGTTTGATAAGCG GTTTTCTGAAGAGTGCTTGTCTTCCCTGGGGAAGGCTCTGG GAAACATCGCCCGCGTTGTGCCCCATGGGCTCCTGGTCTTCTTCCCTTCCTACCCCGTCATGGAGAAAAGCCTGGAATTCTGGCAG GCCCGAGACTTGGCCAGAAAGATGGAGGTGCTCAAGCCTCTCTTTGTGGAGCCCAGAAGCAAAGGGAGTTTCTCAGAG GTCATCGATGCTTACTACAAGCAGGTCGCCTCCCCTGGGTCCAGTGGGGCCACCTTCCTTGCAGTATGTCGGGGCAAG GCCAGTGAGGGGCTGGATTTCTCAGACACCAATGGCCGAGGTGTGGTTGTCACCGGCCTCCCATACCCGCCACGCATGGACCCCCGGGTTGTTCTCAAGATGCAGTTCCTGGATGAGATGAGGAGCCAGAGTGGGGCTGGAGGCCAG TTCCTCTCTGGGCAGGAGTGGTACCGACTGCAGGCTTCCAGGGCTGTGAACCAGGCCATTGGGCGGGTCATCAGGCACCGCCATGACTATGGGGCTGTCTTCTTGTGCGACCACAG GTTCGCCTGTGCTGACGCCAGAGCCCAGCTGCCCTCCTGGGTGCGCCCCTACCTCAAGGTGTACAACAACTTTGGCCACGTTATTCGGGATGTGGCACAGTTCTTCCGTGTCGCTCAGAAAATT ATGCCTACACGGGCCCCACTGGCTGCAGCCCCAGGTGTGGGTGGGGAAGAAGCGGTTGTCTCCACGGCCAGGTTGCCCAGCACCCTCCTCTCTGCCAGGAAAGCCACAAGTCTGGATGTGCATGTGCCCAGCCTGAGGCCCGGGTCCACAG GATTGTCATCCTCTGGGAACCCCGAGAGCAGTTTGTGCGTGGAGTATGAGCAGGAGCCTGTCCCAGCCCAGCGTAGGCCCGTGGGACTGCTGGCTGCCCTGGAGCACAGTGAGCAGAGAGCTGAGGCACTTGCAGATAAGGCCCACCTCAGGGAGGAAGAG GTACTCGGTCACACTGCCCCAGCCCTCCAGCGTGAGAAGAGGCTGGCCGACATGccgagaggaggaaggaggaagattAGGCTGGTCAGCCCG CAGGAGGAGCCAACAGCTGGTGTGCAGGCGGGCAGAGCCAAGCTGTTCATGGTGGCCGTGAAGCAGGCCCTGAGTCAAGCCAGCTTTGACACCTTCACCCAGGCCCTGCAGGACTACAAGGGCTCTGACAACTTCGAAGCCCTGGCAGCTTGCCTTGGGAGCCTCTTTGCTAAGGACCCCAAGAAGCACACCCTGCTCCAAG GGTTCTACCAGTTTGTGCGGCCTCACCACAAACAACAGTTTGAGGATATCTGCTTCCAGCTAACAGGCCAAAGCTGCAGCTGCCAGCCAGAGCTCAGTCTTTCCCATGGGCAGCATACACAGTCAGCCCAGGACCACAGTG GAAAGAGAGAATGTGAGCCCAAGCTGACCCAGTCTGAGGGTGTATCCGGGCAGCTGGATCCTGGAAAGCACCTGAACCAGGGTGGGCCCCACCTGTCGGCCAGGCTGACCCCTGCAG GAGCCCTGGGCAGCTGTCCGCAAGTCATGTCCAGAGAGGAACAGCAGGGCCAGCCTGCTGTGAGTGCTTACCTGGCAGATGCCCACAAGGCCCTAGGGTCTGTAGGCTGCAGCCAGCTCCTGGCAGCACTGAAGGCATATAAACGTGACGATGACCTCAACAAGGTTCTGGCTGTGCTAGCTGCGCTGACCACCTCAAAGCCTGAGGACTTCCCCCTGCTGCAGA GGTTCAGCATGTTCGTGCGTCCCCACCACAAACAGCACTTCATGCAGACCTGTGCAGAACTGATGGGCCTGCCCACCACAGGAACAACACTGCAGAGTCCTCAGGAGAGCTCCCCTGAGCTCACCCTTGGAGCACCTCAAGCAG GTCCCTCACAGGTGGATAAACCAGGGAAGACCCAGAGCAAGATCTCCTCTTTCCTTAGACAGAGGCCAGTGGGAAGTGCAGTGCCCAAGGGCACCACCACAGACCAACACCAGGCCTCCTGA